A region of Gemmatimonadales bacterium DNA encodes the following proteins:
- a CDS encoding ribbon-helix-helix protein, CopG family codes for MKTAISLPDELFESADALARRLGVSRSELYATAVAEFLAKHQNTKVTERLDRVYAQQPSRLERPLRRSQARSLRTPEW; via the coding sequence ATGAAGACGGCGATCTCCTTGCCCGACGAGCTCTTCGAATCTGCCGATGCCCTGGCCCGGCGTCTCGGGGTCTCGCGCAGTGAGTTGTACGCCACCGCCGTGGCGGAATTCCTGGCCAAGCACCAAAATACCAAAGTGACCGAGCGACTCGATCGCGTTTACGCGCAGCAGCCCAGTCGCCTGGAGCGCCCGCTCCGCCGCAGCCAAGCTCGGTCGCTCCGCACGCCCGAGTGGTAA
- a CDS encoding DUF1801 domain-containing protein: MASQTRASPLGQHANSSWGLAGSRRPHLAGCGHPAHASGTEEATHQQAHAMKSAKKGAPKSSKGTTVTGKKPQGFTDEERAAMRERAQELKAEAHRGSGAGTADGENDVLAKIAAMHEPDRAMATRIHAIIKANAPTLSPRTWYGMPAYAKEGHVVCFFQSAQKFKARYATLGFSDKANLDDGQMWPTSFALQKLTTAEEARISALVKKAIG, translated from the coding sequence ATGGCCTCACAGACGCGCGCCTCGCCACTCGGCCAGCACGCGAATTCGAGCTGGGGTTTGGCCGGCTCGCGTCGGCCCCACCTTGCAGGATGCGGGCACCCAGCCCACGCCTCCGGAACGGAAGAGGCCACTCATCAGCAGGCACATGCCATGAAATCTGCAAAGAAGGGTGCACCGAAATCTTCCAAGGGCACCACCGTGACTGGCAAGAAGCCCCAGGGATTCACGGACGAGGAGCGAGCCGCCATGCGGGAGCGCGCGCAAGAGCTGAAGGCGGAAGCACACCGTGGCTCGGGCGCGGGCACGGCGGACGGAGAGAACGATGTGCTGGCGAAAATCGCTGCGATGCACGAACCGGATCGCGCTATGGCGACGCGGATTCATGCCATCATCAAAGCCAATGCGCCAACCCTGTCGCCGAGAACCTGGTACGGAATGCCCGCCTATGCCAAGGAGGGCCATGTGGTCTGCTTCTTCCAAAGCGCGCAGAAGTTCAAGGCTAGGTATGCGACGCTGGGTTTCAGCGACAAGGCGAATCTCGACGATGGCCAGATGTGGCCGACCAGCTTCGCGCTCCAGAAGCTGACTACCGCCGAGGAGGCTCGAATCAGCGCACTCGTGAAAAAAGCAATCGGTTGA
- a CDS encoding ABC transporter ATP-binding protein codes for MITDRKEWQFFVALRRADGALAAAWWATLILRGVLPAVFAVAMGVLIAAVQHKGALGTPLAVVGAVFVLLQVLPPVHTALGYNLGDRTSAWLYDRLTEACVRQPGIAHLEDPELTSDLTVARDFDLGMTGPPLSVSMDFIAGGMAEMIGGLASAAVLFAFVWWAPLVLVAAWLSTHWLLRESAIWFDRNTPEVRAAQRDAEYLYRLAVDPPASKELRLFGLAGWTLDRFIARRKRLHTIQYEATRMRERPMLWSLLIVVAANVAVLWVLAARASAGAISVGELVAYAQCVIGTSLIAFGGFSWALDGASAPVAAVLRLEKAMAPEGALAMGSRSARGLPAGEIRFRGLRFAYPHGGGTPVLDGVELTIPAGTSLAIVGQNGAGKTTLAKLLCRLYDPAEGAIEVDGVDIRALDLAEWRGRLSAVFQDFVRFELPLRDNVAPEGAPDETIREALAAAGAGTLASLDTVLSRAYEGGTDLSGGQWQRIALARALCAVATGARVVLLDEPTAQLDVRGEAEIFERILGATRHCTTILVSHRFSTVRRADRICVLEHGRVVELGTHDELMAKHGRYRTMFDLQAQRFGRAEEDEGVTYDVLG; via the coding sequence GTGATCACCGACCGAAAGGAATGGCAGTTCTTCGTCGCCCTGCGGCGCGCGGACGGCGCGCTCGCCGCCGCGTGGTGGGCGACGCTCATCCTGCGCGGCGTGCTGCCGGCGGTCTTCGCGGTGGCGATGGGCGTGCTCATTGCCGCCGTGCAGCATAAGGGCGCACTCGGCACACCCCTCGCCGTCGTCGGCGCCGTTTTCGTTCTCCTCCAGGTGCTGCCGCCCGTGCACACCGCCCTCGGCTACAACCTGGGCGACCGCACCTCCGCCTGGCTCTACGACCGCCTCACCGAGGCGTGCGTGCGCCAACCCGGAATCGCCCACCTCGAGGATCCGGAGCTCACCAGCGACCTCACGGTGGCGCGCGACTTCGACCTCGGCATGACGGGGCCGCCGCTCAGCGTCTCGATGGATTTCATCGCCGGCGGGATGGCCGAGATGATCGGCGGACTCGCCTCGGCGGCGGTGCTGTTCGCCTTCGTTTGGTGGGCGCCGCTGGTGCTCGTGGCGGCGTGGCTCTCGACCCACTGGCTGCTGCGCGAGAGCGCCATCTGGTTCGACCGCAATACGCCCGAGGTCCGCGCCGCCCAGCGCGACGCCGAGTATCTGTACCGGCTCGCCGTTGACCCGCCGGCGAGCAAGGAGCTGCGGCTGTTCGGGCTCGCCGGGTGGACCCTGGACCGGTTCATCGCGCGGCGGAAGCGGCTGCACACGATTCAGTACGAGGCCACCCGGATGCGCGAGCGGCCGATGCTGTGGAGCCTGCTGATCGTGGTGGCGGCCAACGTCGCCGTGCTCTGGGTGCTGGCGGCGCGCGCGTCGGCCGGCGCCATCTCGGTGGGCGAGCTGGTGGCCTACGCCCAGTGCGTGATCGGGACGTCGCTCATTGCGTTCGGCGGCTTCAGCTGGGCGCTCGACGGCGCGTCGGCGCCGGTGGCTGCCGTCCTCCGGCTCGAGAAGGCGATGGCCCCGGAGGGGGCCCTCGCGATGGGTTCGCGATCCGCGCGCGGGCTGCCGGCCGGCGAAATCCGGTTCCGCGGGCTGCGGTTCGCCTATCCCCACGGCGGCGGCACGCCGGTGCTCGACGGCGTCGAGCTCACCATTCCCGCGGGCACATCGCTGGCGATCGTCGGGCAGAACGGTGCGGGGAAGACCACGCTCGCCAAGCTGCTCTGCCGCCTCTACGATCCCGCGGAGGGAGCGATCGAGGTCGACGGCGTGGACATCCGCGCGCTCGACCTCGCGGAGTGGCGCGGCCGGCTGTCGGCCGTCTTCCAGGACTTCGTGCGCTTCGAGCTGCCCCTGCGCGACAACGTCGCGCCAGAGGGCGCGCCTGACGAGACGATTCGGGAAGCGCTGGCGGCGGCGGGCGCGGGCACGCTCGCGAGCCTCGACACCGTCCTCTCCCGCGCGTACGAAGGGGGCACAGACCTTTCCGGAGGCCAGTGGCAGCGGATCGCCCTTGCCCGCGCGCTCTGCGCCGTCGCGACCGGCGCCCGGGTCGTGCTGCTCGACGAACCGACCGCGCAGCTCGACGTGCGCGGCGAAGCGGAGATCTTCGAGCGCATCCTCGGCGCCACCCGCCACTGCACCACCATTCTGGTGTCGCACCGCTTCTCCACCGTACGCCGCGCCGACCGCATCTGCGTCCTCGAGCACGGCCGCGTCGTGGAACTGGGGACCCATGACGAGCTGATGGCGAAGCACGGCCGCTATCGCACCATGTTCGATCTCCAGGCACAGCGGTTCGGCCGCGCCGAGGAGGACGAGGGGGTGACGTACGATGTCCTCGGCTGA
- a CDS encoding ABC transporter ATP-binding protein, whose amino-acid sequence MSSADRDLPAALPSMWRLLRLGYRYEPALMGWAFVLSLAGALPDALLAYWFKLMADAVVAGNASRVRLWVVVLGLSAVGTWFLRTVSTRVQRRFRDRVTIALEAHVARLQAGITTIAHQERPEYLDRLAMLRNQVFVLDHMYMSVFSTAGWILRLGVTLALLVSVHPALALLVVFALPTVITATWRPGVERAAEEKAAPFYRLARHLFTILTTASPGKEVRLAGIGAELSDRRRRTWEDGYGTIARARWGSMLWNAAAWAVFGAAYVGSIVFVSAGLRASAGAVLLVLAAGARLSAYIGATVGELGFLRGFWVYGARRLAWLEDYAASVAAAGDLPAPDKLERGIRFDHVSFAYPGTDRLVLDDVSLDLPAGSVVAIVGENGAGKTTLVKLLAKMYEPTSGRILVDGVPLARISPEQWREKMAGAFQDFFRFELRARLTVGVGDLPRAGDDPAVRAAVSRAGADDVVARLHAGLDTQLGPTWPGGVDVSFGQWQKMALARGFMRDAPLVLVLDEPTAALDSETEHALFERYGAAAHGAGGRVTLLVSHRFSTVRMADLIVVLDGARVTEVGTHEALMARGGQYAELYTIQATAYR is encoded by the coding sequence ATGTCCTCGGCTGATCGCGATCTGCCCGCTGCCCTCCCGTCGATGTGGCGACTGCTCCGGCTCGGCTACCGCTACGAGCCGGCGCTCATGGGGTGGGCGTTCGTGCTCTCGCTCGCCGGCGCGCTGCCCGACGCCCTGCTCGCCTACTGGTTCAAGCTCATGGCCGACGCGGTGGTGGCGGGCAACGCCTCCCGCGTGCGGCTCTGGGTGGTGGTGCTCGGCCTGTCGGCGGTGGGGACCTGGTTTCTGCGAACGGTGAGCACGCGGGTCCAGCGGCGTTTTCGCGACCGTGTCACCATCGCCCTCGAGGCGCACGTCGCGCGGCTCCAGGCCGGCATCACGACCATCGCCCATCAGGAGCGCCCGGAGTACCTCGACCGCCTGGCGATGCTGCGGAACCAGGTGTTCGTGCTCGACCACATGTACATGTCGGTCTTCTCAACCGCCGGTTGGATCCTGCGGTTGGGGGTGACGCTGGCGCTCCTCGTCTCGGTGCACCCGGCGCTGGCGCTGCTGGTGGTGTTCGCGCTGCCGACCGTGATCACCGCGACGTGGCGCCCGGGCGTGGAGCGGGCGGCGGAGGAAAAGGCCGCTCCGTTCTACCGGCTGGCGCGGCATCTCTTCACCATCCTCACGACGGCGTCGCCGGGCAAGGAAGTGAGGCTCGCCGGCATCGGCGCGGAACTCTCGGATCGGCGGCGCCGCACCTGGGAGGATGGCTACGGTACGATCGCCCGTGCGCGCTGGGGATCGATGCTCTGGAACGCTGCCGCATGGGCGGTGTTCGGCGCGGCCTATGTCGGATCGATCGTGTTCGTCTCGGCGGGGCTGCGCGCATCGGCGGGCGCCGTGCTGCTCGTGCTCGCGGCGGGGGCGCGGCTCTCGGCGTACATCGGTGCCACGGTCGGCGAGCTGGGATTCCTGCGTGGGTTCTGGGTGTACGGCGCGCGGCGCCTCGCCTGGCTGGAGGACTATGCCGCGTCGGTCGCCGCCGCGGGAGATCTGCCGGCGCCGGACAAGCTCGAGCGTGGGATCCGGTTCGACCACGTCTCGTTCGCCTATCCGGGCACCGACCGGCTGGTGCTGGACGACGTGTCGCTCGACCTGCCCGCGGGATCCGTGGTCGCTATCGTCGGTGAGAACGGCGCGGGAAAAACTACGCTGGTGAAGCTCCTCGCGAAGATGTACGAGCCGACGTCGGGCCGGATCCTCGTCGACGGCGTGCCGCTCGCGCGCATCAGTCCCGAGCAGTGGCGGGAGAAAATGGCCGGCGCATTCCAGGACTTCTTCCGGTTCGAGCTGCGTGCGCGCCTCACGGTGGGCGTCGGCGACCTGCCGAGGGCCGGCGACGACCCCGCCGTGCGGGCGGCGGTGTCACGCGCCGGCGCGGACGACGTGGTGGCGCGGTTGCATGCCGGCCTCGACACCCAGCTCGGCCCCACGTGGCCGGGCGGGGTGGACGTGAGCTTCGGCCAGTGGCAGAAGATGGCATTGGCCCGCGGGTTCATGCGCGACGCCCCGCTGGTCCTCGTGCTGGACGAGCCGACCGCCGCGCTGGATTCGGAGACCGAGCACGCCCTGTTCGAGCGCTATGGCGCGGCGGCGCACGGGGCCGGAGGCCGCGTCACGCTCCTCGTCTCGCATCGCTTCTCGACGGTGCGGATGGCCGACCTGATCGTGGTGCTCGACGGCGCGCGGGTGACGGAGGTGGGCACGCACGAGGCGCTGATGGCGCGCGGCGGCCAGTACGCGGAGCTGTATACGATCCAGGCTACGGCGTATCGGTAG
- a CDS encoding VOC family protein — MDHLVWGGRNLDEEIDRLEALTGVRAARGGAHPGAGTHNALLRLGAASYLELIAPDPAQAPPAGPRWFGLDDLTAPGLVTWAARATDLERRVAKAREAGLDLGEVRRGQRRLRDGELLTWRLTQPEIARGDGLVPFLIDWGESPHPAERAPAGIALVALGAEHPDPPRIRRMLEQLGVELQVSRGPTPALIATLDTPRGRIALR; from the coding sequence GTGGATCACCTCGTCTGGGGCGGCCGGAACCTCGACGAGGAAATCGACCGGCTCGAGGCGCTGACCGGCGTCCGCGCCGCCCGCGGCGGGGCGCATCCCGGCGCCGGCACCCACAACGCGCTCCTCCGCCTCGGGGCCGCCAGCTACCTCGAGCTCATTGCACCCGATCCCGCACAAGCACCGCCCGCCGGTCCGCGGTGGTTCGGGCTGGACGATCTCACCGCGCCGGGCCTCGTCACCTGGGCCGCCAGGGCGACGGACCTCGAACGCCGCGTCGCCAAAGCGCGCGAGGCCGGGCTCGATCTCGGCGAGGTGCGACGCGGGCAGCGCCGGCTGCGCGATGGCGAGCTGCTCACCTGGCGACTTACACAACCCGAGATTGCTCGGGGCGACGGGCTCGTGCCGTTCCTGATCGATTGGGGCGAGAGTCCGCACCCGGCCGAGCGTGCGCCCGCCGGAATCGCGCTCGTGGCACTCGGGGCAGAGCACCCCGACCCGCCGCGCATCCGCCGGATGCTGGAGCAACTCGGCGTCGAGCTCCAGGTGTCGCGCGGACCGACGCCCGCGCTCATCGCCACGCTCGACACGCCGCGCGGACGCATTGCGCTGCGTTGA
- a CDS encoding VOC family protein, whose product MAKVTPFLMFNDQLEAAMEFYTATFPDSQIRNVARTGNDGPIASAEFVVGGQVFMGYNGGPYFTFSEGFSLYVDCEDQAEVDEYWDKLVKAGAKPTQCGWIKDPFGISWQIVPRRFIELIRDGNPRKVKAVMEAMMTMVKLDVAALEKAYIEA is encoded by the coding sequence ATGGCCAAGGTGACACCCTTCCTGATGTTCAACGATCAGCTCGAGGCGGCCATGGAGTTTTACACCGCCACGTTCCCGGACTCCCAAATCAGGAACGTGGCCCGCACTGGCAACGACGGTCCGATCGCCTCCGCCGAGTTCGTCGTCGGTGGTCAGGTCTTCATGGGCTACAACGGGGGCCCGTACTTCACCTTCTCCGAAGGCTTCTCCCTCTATGTGGACTGCGAGGACCAAGCGGAAGTTGACGAGTATTGGGACAAGCTCGTCAAGGCCGGCGCGAAGCCTACCCAGTGCGGCTGGATCAAGGATCCGTTCGGCATCTCGTGGCAGATTGTCCCACGGCGATTCATCGAGCTGATCCGCGACGGGAACCCTAGGAAGGTGAAGGCCGTGATGGAAGCCATGATGACGATGGTGAAGCTCGACGTAGCGGCCCTTGAGAAAGCCTACATTGAGGCGTAG
- a CDS encoding DUF6010 family protein, whose amino-acid sequence MALAPILMLYLVIGVVAATGSVTISRSRFSPRVEHTFFALLLIPIAAMYLAFVAYFGDSSALRPEAWAVAVFAVLGLLGLGFPALVVLGYGLHGGWDLAHEIWVHLGAGAGGARPFTHLPLAYGVFCAAYDWCMAGYFFTRRAAWRQ is encoded by the coding sequence ATGGCTCTGGCACCGATCCTGATGCTGTACCTGGTCATTGGCGTGGTGGCGGCCACCGGGTCGGTGACGATCAGCCGCTCGCGGTTCTCGCCACGGGTGGAGCACACCTTCTTCGCGCTGCTGCTCATTCCGATCGCCGCGATGTACCTGGCCTTCGTCGCGTACTTCGGCGACTCCTCGGCGCTCCGGCCCGAGGCCTGGGCGGTCGCGGTATTCGCGGTGCTCGGGCTCCTGGGCCTCGGGTTTCCTGCGCTCGTCGTGCTGGGCTATGGGCTCCACGGCGGTTGGGACCTGGCGCACGAGATCTGGGTGCACCTCGGAGCCGGGGCCGGCGGCGCGCGGCCGTTCACGCACTTACCGCTCGCGTACGGGGTGTTCTGCGCGGCGTACGACTGGTGCATGGCGGGGTACTTCTTCACCCGGCGTGCGGCCTGGCGGCAGTGA
- a CDS encoding DUF1272 domain-containing protein, whose amino-acid sequence MTLDMRPQCEKCDAPLDFRDLAFICSHECTFCPACAVSLGQVCPNCGGELVRRPRRPVNISADS is encoded by the coding sequence ATGACCCTCGATATGCGCCCCCAGTGTGAGAAGTGCGACGCACCGCTCGACTTCCGCGACCTGGCCTTCATCTGCAGCCACGAGTGCACCTTCTGCCCGGCCTGCGCCGTGAGCCTGGGCCAGGTCTGCCCCAACTGCGGCGGTGAGCTGGTCCGCCGCCCGCGGCGCCCCGTGAACATCTCAGCTGATTCGTAA
- a CDS encoding PAS domain S-box protein — translation MTGSAEAKVPPPNATPLGAARRSQRIAAALGAYALAGGALSLAGWVADIRRLTDWVDRGISIQPTTAVAAMAAGAALILFTRDRRRSSASFAVLAGLIAIATLFEHVSGVSLGIDTLLTFGRPWANVATVEPGRMGLPATSSWILLGAGLVLAQRGERARGTAAAMGVAATLIAALSLIGYLFGADPLFSLPRLTAVAGQTSTLILAVALGLLAALADRQPMRMLLEHSASGLLARRALPAVIGLPVVLGLLVLRGRAAGLYDRGMGFALLVLGLVVIMSAGLWSCAAAVAAHERALAAASHALRENEQRFRRLADAMPQIVFTTDPDGRIAFTNQQWKDYTGEPGGRAADLTAPVHPDDLSSLHERWERARKSGEEHAAEHRLRRADGAYRWFLTRAVPVRDERGAIAQWYGTSTDIDDQKRAELMLQESERRFRAFADAAPAMLWVTEPDGSCSFLSRGWYEFTGQTEREALGFGWMDAVHPEDRGGSRESFLAAMGRHEPFTVEQRVARLDGEYRWTLAAGRPRFGPGGELLGYSGSVIDVDDRKRAEGQLRQAAKMEAIGRLAGGIAHDFNNQLHAVSGFANLAAGDRGLGARARQDLQEVLKSAERMAALTRQLLAFSRQQLLQPETLELNAAVLDGSSLLQRLIGAHVEMELELAAEPTWVQVDRAQLLQMLMNLAINARDAMPGGGRLRISTGRRKDGSHIVLSVADSGSGIAAEHLPHLFEPFFTTKGVGEGTGLGLATVHGIVAQSHGQIEVESEPGRGTTFTVLLPAVTEPIAAPHVAPSLVDSTPRPARILVVDDEEIVRAVVARTLEGEGYEVLQARDGREALEQLGRARGSVDVLLSDVVMPVLGGRELGARLAAEHPELPVIWMSGYTRDTAFGDGHSDGTQLFLQKPILADLLVRTVHDVVARRETLQEV, via the coding sequence ATGACCGGAAGCGCCGAAGCCAAAGTGCCGCCCCCCAACGCCACACCGCTTGGAGCCGCCCGCCGTTCCCAACGGATCGCGGCGGCGCTTGGCGCGTACGCTCTGGCCGGGGGAGCCCTTTCCCTGGCCGGCTGGGTCGCCGATATCCGCCGCCTGACGGATTGGGTGGACCGCGGCATCTCGATCCAACCCACCACGGCCGTCGCCGCCATGGCGGCGGGCGCTGCCCTGATCCTGTTCACGCGGGACCGCCGGCGCTCCAGCGCCTCGTTCGCGGTGCTCGCCGGGCTGATTGCCATCGCCACCCTGTTCGAGCACGTGTCCGGCGTGAGCCTGGGGATCGACACTCTGCTCACCTTCGGCCGGCCGTGGGCGAACGTAGCCACGGTCGAACCGGGCCGGATGGGTCTGCCCGCCACGAGCTCGTGGATCCTCCTGGGCGCCGGGCTGGTGCTGGCGCAGCGGGGCGAGCGAGCGCGGGGAACGGCCGCCGCCATGGGGGTCGCGGCGACGCTGATCGCCGCGCTCTCGCTGATCGGCTACCTCTTCGGTGCCGACCCGTTGTTCTCATTGCCCCGGCTCACCGCGGTAGCGGGGCAGACCTCCACGCTGATCCTCGCCGTCGCGCTGGGCCTCCTGGCCGCGCTCGCCGACCGCCAGCCGATGCGCATGCTCCTGGAGCATAGCGCATCGGGACTGCTGGCCCGGCGAGCCTTGCCGGCCGTCATCGGGCTGCCGGTGGTGCTAGGACTCCTGGTGCTCCGGGGCCGGGCCGCCGGGCTGTACGACAGAGGAATGGGCTTCGCCCTCCTGGTGCTCGGACTCGTCGTCATCATGAGCGCGGGGCTCTGGTCATGCGCGGCCGCGGTCGCGGCGCACGAGCGCGCGCTCGCCGCCGCCAGTCACGCGCTGCGGGAGAACGAGCAGCGGTTCCGCCGTCTGGCCGATGCCATGCCCCAGATCGTGTTCACGACCGATCCCGACGGGCGCATCGCCTTCACCAACCAGCAGTGGAAGGACTACACTGGTGAGCCCGGCGGCCGCGCCGCAGATCTCACCGCGCCGGTGCATCCGGACGATCTCTCCTCGCTCCACGAACGCTGGGAGCGGGCCCGGAAGTCGGGCGAGGAGCACGCGGCCGAGCATCGGCTGAGGCGGGCGGACGGAGCCTATCGGTGGTTCCTGACCCGCGCGGTTCCGGTGAGGGACGAGCGGGGCGCCATCGCCCAGTGGTACGGCACCTCCACCGACATCGACGACCAGAAACGGGCCGAGCTGATGCTGCAGGAGAGCGAGCGGCGCTTCCGCGCGTTCGCCGATGCCGCGCCGGCCATGCTGTGGGTGACGGAGCCGGACGGCTCCTGCTCGTTCCTCTCGCGCGGGTGGTACGAGTTCACGGGCCAGACCGAGCGTGAGGCTCTGGGGTTCGGCTGGATGGACGCGGTGCACCCCGAGGACCGCGGTGGCTCACGGGAAAGCTTCCTCGCCGCAATGGGCCGCCATGAGCCGTTCACGGTGGAGCAGCGCGTCGCGCGGCTGGACGGCGAATACCGCTGGACACTCGCCGCGGGTCGGCCTCGCTTCGGCCCGGGCGGCGAGCTCCTCGGCTATAGTGGCTCGGTGATCGACGTCGACGATCGCAAGCGGGCGGAAGGCCAGCTGCGGCAGGCGGCCAAGATGGAAGCCATCGGCCGCCTCGCCGGCGGCATCGCCCACGACTTCAACAACCAGCTCCACGCCGTGAGCGGCTTCGCCAACCTCGCGGCGGGCGATCGCGGCCTCGGCGCCCGGGCTCGGCAGGACCTGCAGGAGGTCCTCAAGTCGGCCGAGCGCATGGCCGCCCTCACGCGCCAGTTGCTGGCCTTCAGCCGCCAGCAGTTGCTCCAACCGGAGACGCTCGAGCTCAACGCCGCCGTCCTGGACGGATCGTCGCTGCTGCAGCGGCTGATCGGCGCCCACGTCGAGATGGAGCTCGAGCTCGCGGCCGAGCCGACCTGGGTCCAGGTGGATCGCGCGCAGCTGCTCCAGATGCTCATGAATCTGGCCATCAATGCGCGCGACGCGATGCCGGGAGGCGGCCGGCTGCGGATCAGCACCGGCCGGCGCAAGGACGGATCGCACATCGTCCTCTCGGTGGCCGACAGCGGCAGCGGCATCGCGGCGGAGCACCTGCCGCACCTCTTCGAGCCGTTCTTCACGACGAAGGGCGTCGGCGAGGGCACCGGGCTCGGGCTCGCCACCGTGCACGGCATTGTCGCCCAGAGCCACGGCCAGATCGAGGTCGAGAGCGAGCCGGGCCGGGGGACCACGTTTACGGTGCTGCTCCCCGCGGTCACGGAACCGATCGCGGCACCGCACGTCGCGCCCAGCCTGGTGGACTCCACGCCGCGGCCGGCCCGGATCCTGGTGGTTGACGACGAGGAGATCGTTCGCGCGGTGGTCGCCCGCACGCTCGAGGGTGAGGGCTACGAAGTCCTCCAGGCGCGGGACGGACGAGAGGCGCTCGAGCAGCTCGGCCGGGCGCGAGGGTCGGTGGACGTGCTGTTGAGCGACGTAGTCATGCCGGTACTGGGCGGGCGCGAGCTCGGGGCCCGCCTCGCGGCCGAGCATCCGGAGCTGCCGGTCATCTGGATGTCGGGATACACGCGCGACACCGCGTTCGGCGATGGCCACTCGGACGGCACCCAGCTTTTTCTCCAGAAGCCGATCCTGGCCGATCTGCTGGTGAGGACGGTGCACGACGTGGTCGCGCGGAGGGAGACGCTGCAAGAGGTTTGA
- a CDS encoding DinB family protein, protein MNFDLESSMDVLRRTPPALEQLLGGLAEPWIRGAEGPDTFSPFDVVGHLIDGEETDWIPRAQIILARGADPRFEPYDRFRHRTRNVGCSLSSLLAEFGRLRAANLALLRSWQLTAAELELPGNHPSLGRVTLRQLLAAWVVHDLGHLAQVARVMAKQYRQEVGPWVPFLPVLTDHEVPRS, encoded by the coding sequence ATGAATTTCGACCTCGAATCATCGATGGACGTACTTCGCCGTACCCCGCCTGCCCTGGAGCAATTGCTCGGCGGGCTGGCGGAGCCGTGGATCCGGGGCGCCGAAGGCCCCGACACCTTCAGCCCGTTCGACGTGGTGGGGCATCTCATCGACGGCGAGGAGACGGATTGGATCCCGCGGGCGCAGATCATTCTGGCCCGGGGAGCCGATCCCCGCTTCGAGCCCTACGATCGATTCCGGCATCGAACGAGAAACGTGGGGTGCTCGCTCAGCTCGTTGCTCGCGGAGTTCGGCCGCTTGCGCGCGGCCAATCTGGCGCTGCTCCGCTCCTGGCAACTGACGGCGGCCGAGCTCGAGCTGCCCGGCAATCACCCGAGCCTCGGGCGTGTGACGCTCCGCCAACTGCTGGCCGCCTGGGTCGTGCACGACCTCGGGCATCTGGCTCAGGTGGCGCGGGTGATGGCCAAGCAGTATCGGCAGGAAGTCGGGCCGTGGGTGCCGTTCCTGCCGGTCCTGACCGACCACGAGGTGCCGCGCTCCTGA
- a CDS encoding GNAT family N-acetyltransferase gives MSVVIDTFRPEHAAAFDSLNRAWLTAYDLLEPVDELHLTDPAGAILAHGGQIFVALEDDVVIGTCGVVPHGPGTFEVVKLTVAPTARGRGIARELVDACLAYAVQQRARQVVLVSNSRLQAALRLYERLGFRYAPMPAAMPYATADVYMELELAPGLPAAPARPPVRPSA, from the coding sequence ATGAGCGTGGTGATCGATACGTTTCGACCGGAGCACGCGGCGGCGTTCGACTCGCTGAATCGAGCGTGGCTCACCGCCTATGACCTGCTGGAGCCGGTTGACGAGCTCCACCTCACCGATCCGGCGGGCGCGATCCTGGCCCACGGCGGCCAGATCTTCGTGGCGCTCGAGGACGACGTCGTGATCGGCACATGTGGGGTCGTACCCCACGGACCGGGGACTTTCGAAGTGGTCAAATTGACGGTGGCACCCACTGCCCGCGGCCGCGGCATCGCACGCGAGCTCGTGGATGCCTGCCTTGCCTACGCGGTCCAGCAGAGGGCGCGGCAAGTGGTGCTCGTCTCCAACTCCCGCCTGCAAGCGGCGCTCAGGTTGTATGAGCGGCTTGGCTTTCGGTATGCGCCGATGCCGGCCGCGATGCCTTACGCGACCGCGGATGTGTACATGGAGCTGGAGCTCGCCCCGGGTCTGCCCGCCGCGCCCGCCCGTCCGCCCGTCCGCCCGTCCGCCTAG
- a CDS encoding helix-turn-helix transcriptional regulator, which translates to MVTPATLLREARARSGLSQRALARRAGTAQSVVARIELGETSPSWDTLLRLLRAAGVTLNATVVPRRAARSHMLADVPRILGLPPEARLTELGNLSRFLSLARRTSA; encoded by the coding sequence ATGGTCACGCCTGCCACGCTCCTTCGCGAGGCCCGCGCCCGAAGTGGCCTCAGCCAGCGCGCTCTGGCCAGGCGCGCCGGCACCGCGCAGTCGGTCGTGGCCCGTATCGAGCTCGGCGAGACCAGTCCCTCATGGGATACGCTCTTGCGCCTGCTGCGTGCCGCCGGCGTCACGCTCAACGCCACCGTCGTTCCGCGCCGCGCCGCCCGGAGTCATATGCTGGCCGACGTGCCTCGGATTCTCGGCCTGCCCCCCGAGGCACGGCTCACCGAACTCGGCAATCTGTCACGCTTCCTCTCCTTAGCCCGGCGCACGTCCGCGTGA